A genomic window from Pseudogulbenkiania sp. MAI-1 includes:
- the metG gene encoding methionine--tRNA ligase, translating into MTSPRKILVTSALPYANGAIHLGHMVEHIQTDVWVRFQKMRGHACHYVCADDTHGTPIMLAAEKQGITPEQLIERVKAEHLADFTGFHIGYDNYYSTNSPENKHFAEHIYRTLRANGKIVSRTIEQLFDPEKQMFLPDRFVKGECPKCGAKDQYGDNCESCGATYSPTDLKNPYSAVSGATPVLKSSEHYFFRLGDCADFLKAWTAGSTERADGEIQPHLQPESLNKMNEWIEGGLHDWDISRDAPYFGFEIPDAPGKYFYVWLDAPIGYMASFKNLCEKSGLDFDDYFRPDSDAELYHFIGKDILYFHALFWPAMLKYSGYRAPTSVFAHGFLTVDGQKMSKSRGTFITAKSYLDCGLNPEWMRYYVAAKLNARIEDIDLSLDDFVARVNADLIGKFVNIASRAAGFITKRFGGRLAERVSESVLASPVCHAAQCEHPLLQQLAESSTALAAAYEAREYARALRDVMALADEVNAYVDANKPWELAKQEGMEARLHEVCTVLINAFRLLAIYLKPVLPKLVEDVEAFLNIAPLKWSDADSLLLGHTIKPYQHLMQRIDPAQIEKLIEANKQSMEQQAAPADTSADFEPLADTITIDDFAKLDLRVGKVLACQFVDGSDKLLQFTVDLGFETRNIFSGIRQAYQEPDKLIGRNVIVVANLAPRKMRFGVSAGMIVCASGNDSSSGLFLLDTDDGAQPGMRIG; encoded by the coding sequence ATGACCTCCCCACGCAAGATTCTGGTGACCAGCGCCCTGCCGTACGCCAACGGCGCGATTCACCTCGGCCACATGGTCGAACACATCCAGACCGACGTCTGGGTGCGCTTCCAGAAAATGCGCGGCCACGCCTGCCATTACGTCTGTGCCGACGACACCCACGGCACGCCGATCATGCTCGCCGCCGAGAAGCAGGGTATCACCCCGGAACAGCTGATCGAGCGCGTCAAGGCCGAGCACCTCGCCGATTTCACCGGCTTCCATATCGGCTACGACAACTACTACAGCACCAACAGCCCGGAAAACAAGCACTTCGCCGAGCACATCTACCGCACGCTGCGCGCCAACGGCAAGATCGTGTCGCGCACCATCGAGCAGCTGTTCGATCCGGAAAAGCAGATGTTCCTGCCGGACCGCTTCGTCAAGGGCGAGTGCCCCAAGTGCGGCGCCAAGGACCAGTACGGCGACAACTGCGAGAGCTGCGGCGCCACCTACAGCCCGACCGACCTGAAGAATCCGTACTCGGCGGTATCCGGCGCCACGCCGGTGTTGAAATCGTCCGAGCACTACTTCTTCCGCCTGGGCGACTGCGCCGATTTCCTCAAGGCCTGGACCGCCGGCTCCACCGAGCGCGCCGACGGCGAAATCCAGCCGCACCTGCAGCCCGAATCGCTCAACAAGATGAACGAGTGGATCGAGGGCGGCCTGCACGACTGGGACATCAGCCGCGACGCGCCGTACTTCGGCTTCGAGATTCCCGACGCACCGGGTAAGTATTTCTACGTCTGGCTCGACGCGCCGATCGGCTACATGGCGAGCTTCAAGAACCTGTGCGAGAAGAGCGGCCTCGATTTCGACGACTACTTCCGCCCGGATTCCGACGCCGAGCTGTACCACTTCATCGGCAAGGACATCCTGTACTTCCACGCACTGTTCTGGCCGGCGATGCTGAAGTACTCCGGCTACCGTGCCCCGACCAGCGTGTTCGCCCACGGCTTCCTGACCGTGGACGGCCAGAAGATGTCCAAGTCGCGCGGCACCTTCATCACCGCCAAGAGCTACCTCGACTGCGGGCTCAACCCGGAGTGGATGCGCTACTACGTCGCCGCCAAGCTCAATGCCCGCATCGAGGACATCGACCTGTCACTGGACGATTTCGTGGCGCGCGTGAATGCCGACCTGATCGGCAAGTTCGTCAACATCGCCAGCCGCGCCGCCGGTTTCATCACCAAGCGCTTCGGCGGCCGCCTGGCCGAGCGGGTGTCCGAATCGGTGCTGGCGAGCCCGGTGTGCCACGCCGCCCAGTGCGAGCACCCGCTGTTGCAGCAGCTGGCCGAGAGCAGCACGGCACTGGCCGCCGCCTACGAGGCGCGCGAGTATGCCCGTGCGCTGCGCGACGTGATGGCGCTGGCCGACGAGGTCAACGCTTACGTCGACGCCAACAAGCCGTGGGAGCTGGCCAAGCAGGAGGGCATGGAGGCGCGTCTGCACGAGGTGTGCACCGTGCTGATCAACGCCTTCCGCCTGCTGGCGATCTACCTCAAGCCGGTGCTGCCGAAGCTGGTCGAAGACGTGGAAGCCTTCCTCAACATCGCCCCGCTCAAGTGGTCCGACGCCGACTCGCTGCTGCTCGGCCATACCATCAAGCCGTACCAGCACCTGATGCAGCGCATCGACCCGGCGCAAATCGAAAAACTGATTGAAGCGAACAAGCAAAGCATGGAACAACAAGCTGCCCCGGCCGACACCTCGGCCGATTTCGAACCGCTCGCCGATACCATCACCATCGACGACTTCGCCAAGCTCGACCTGCGCGTCGGCAAGGTGCTGGCCTGCCAGTTCGTCGACGGTTCCGACAAGCTGTTGCAGTTCACCGTCGACCTCGGTTTCGAGACGCGCAACATCTTCTCCGGCATCCGTCAGGCCTACCAGGAGCCGGACAAGCTGATCGGCCGCAACGTCATCGTGGTCGCCAACCTAGCGCCGCGCAAGATGCGCTTCGGGGTCTCCGCCGGCATGATCGTCTGCGCTTCCGGCAACGACAGCAGCAGCGGCCTGTTCCTGCTCGATACCGACGACGGTGCCCAGCCCGGGATGCGCATCGGCTAA
- a CDS encoding acylphosphatase, translated as MKQIARLLRIHGRVQGVCYRDCAVEEAMRLGVSGWVRNRRDGTVEALISGEPEALLAFVDWARNGPPAAEVSLVEMQECVIDTSLQGFSRWPTA; from the coding sequence ATGAAACAGATCGCGCGGCTGCTGCGCATTCATGGCAGGGTGCAGGGCGTGTGCTACCGTGACTGCGCTGTCGAGGAAGCCATGCGCCTGGGGGTAAGCGGCTGGGTGCGCAACCGTCGTGACGGCACCGTGGAGGCGTTGATCAGCGGCGAGCCGGAGGCGTTGCTCGCCTTCGTCGACTGGGCGCGTAACGGCCCGCCCGCCGCCGAGGTCAGTCTGGTCGAAATGCAGGAGTGTGTCATCGATACTTCCCTCCAGGGGTTCAGCCGCTGGCCGACGGCCTGA
- the yaaA gene encoding peroxide stress protein YaaA produces the protein MLMVISPAKTLDYTTPPHITRYTLPDFLDHSAELIDVLRQHSPAEIGRLMNISDPLAVLNAGRYAEWSRPFTPGPAKQAVLAFMGDVYEGLNASDLNEEELDYLQRHLRVLSGLYGVLRPLDLMQPYRLEMGTRLTNTRGKNLYEFWGDIVTDALRHRLTEATEPVLVNLASEEYFKAVKPKKLDAPVITPVFQDRKNGQYKIISFYAKRARGLMARWAAKHRVTEPERLMAFDYEGYAFDAAASDTTHWVFRRDLAAC, from the coding sequence ATGTTGATGGTGATCTCCCCGGCCAAAACGCTGGACTACACCACCCCGCCCCACATCACCCGCTACACCCTGCCCGATTTTCTCGACCACAGCGCCGAGCTGATCGACGTGCTGCGCCAGCACAGCCCGGCCGAGATCGGCCGGCTGATGAACATCAGCGACCCGCTGGCCGTGCTCAACGCCGGCCGCTACGCCGAGTGGTCGCGCCCGTTCACGCCCGGCCCGGCCAAACAGGCGGTGCTCGCCTTCATGGGCGATGTCTACGAAGGACTCAACGCCTCCGACCTGAACGAAGAAGAACTGGACTACCTGCAGCGCCATCTGCGCGTGCTGTCCGGCCTCTACGGCGTGCTCAGGCCGCTCGACCTGATGCAGCCTTACCGGCTGGAGATGGGCACCCGGCTCACCAACACGCGCGGCAAGAACCTGTACGAGTTCTGGGGCGACATCGTCACCGACGCGCTAAGGCACAGGCTGACCGAAGCCACCGAACCGGTGCTGGTGAATCTGGCGTCCGAGGAATACTTCAAGGCGGTGAAGCCGAAGAAGCTCGACGCCCCGGTAATCACTCCGGTGTTCCAGGACAGGAAGAACGGCCAGTACAAGATCATCAGCTTCTACGCCAAGCGCGCGCGCGGACTGATGGCGCGCTGGGCGGCGAAGCACCGCGTCACCGAGCCGGAACGGCTCATGGCGTTCGACTATGAAGGCTATGCCTTCGACGCCGCCGCCTCCGATACCACGCACTGGGTATTCCGCCGCGATCTGGCGGCTTGCTGA
- the dtd gene encoding D-aminoacyl-tRNA deacylase has protein sequence MRALVQRVSEAAVRVDGEVCGAIGPGLLLLVGVEEVDGQADIDWLVRKIAQLRIFNDEAGVMNRSVLDVGGEVLAVSQFTLFASTRKGNRPSYSRAARGEISAPVFERFVACLAETLGKPVATGVFGADMKVGLVNDGPVTIWLDSRQQE, from the coding sequence ATGCGGGCGTTGGTGCAGCGGGTGAGCGAGGCGGCAGTCAGGGTGGATGGCGAGGTGTGCGGGGCCATCGGTCCGGGCCTGCTGTTGCTGGTCGGGGTGGAGGAGGTGGACGGGCAGGCCGATATCGACTGGCTGGTACGCAAGATCGCCCAACTGCGCATTTTCAACGACGAGGCCGGGGTGATGAACCGCTCCGTGCTCGACGTAGGGGGCGAGGTGCTGGCGGTGAGCCAGTTCACCTTGTTCGCCAGTACCAGGAAGGGCAATCGCCCTTCCTATAGCCGGGCGGCGCGCGGCGAGATCTCGGCGCCGGTGTTCGAGCGCTTCGTGGCCTGCTTGGCCGAAACCTTGGGCAAGCCGGTGGCGACTGGGGTGTTCGGCGCCGACATGAAGGTGGGGCTGGTCAACGACGGCCCGGTCACGATCTGGCTCGACAGCCGTCAGCAGGAGTGA
- a CDS encoding LysM peptidoglycan-binding domain-containing protein — MSFAFSAVPLVHAEDSGAFRQSIGVDEGLATGLDMMLLNSSLLRNGDNVWQRVREGFQLDEVNADLVRRHERSFASRPEYFSRILDRSRKYLFHIMNEVERRGLPTEIALLPAVESAFVATAQSPVGASGLWQFMPSTGRHYGLEQTWWYDGRRDVAASTSAALDYLEYLHGLFGDWSLALAAYNWGEGNLTRAIARAQASGQEATYENLKLPNETRNYVPKLLAVRNLLAAPDKFGLKLDKFPNKPYFVAISTGRHMNLDVAAKMAGMSVNEFKELNPAFNLPVYAHKTGRQMLIPANRIDKFEANLSKWDKPLLSWQVYTPAADEDVASVAERYGMSPAELQAVNRVKGTVSAGKPLLVALKGNADLNSAATDTDSGSDTTVAGTATTLVASATPAVLVTNGGVPQAGAQPVAVATPTSAVVPLTAAATPAPANDAKPQNPVTAVTTSAAVAGTVAAAPAPLPSGKPGEANTVATAPSNITAISSKPSETAMAASGPSPAIVTAHIVAPGDTLYNISRRYNLTVSELKAFNGLADNDIRLGQTLQLKAPPGISYLATTSRDGLMRVSATQAATGSVPAEYVVQRGDTMFSIARKFGVRHSDLRRWNASTEVVALQPGQRVRLQGL; from the coding sequence TTGTCATTTGCTTTTTCCGCCGTCCCCTTGGTCCACGCGGAGGACTCGGGCGCCTTCCGTCAGTCGATCGGCGTGGACGAGGGCCTGGCCACCGGCCTCGACATGATGCTGCTCAACTCCAGCCTGCTGCGAAACGGTGACAACGTCTGGCAACGCGTGCGTGAAGGCTTCCAACTCGACGAAGTCAACGCCGATCTGGTGCGCCGCCACGAGCGCAGCTTCGCCTCCCGCCCCGAGTATTTCAGCCGCATTCTCGACCGCAGCCGCAAGTACCTGTTCCACATCATGAACGAAGTGGAACGACGCGGCCTTCCCACGGAAATCGCCCTGCTGCCGGCGGTCGAGAGCGCCTTCGTCGCCACCGCCCAGTCGCCGGTGGGCGCCTCCGGCCTGTGGCAGTTCATGCCCTCCACCGGCCGTCACTACGGGCTGGAGCAAACCTGGTGGTACGACGGGCGCCGCGACGTGGCCGCCTCCACCAGCGCGGCGCTGGATTACCTCGAATACCTGCATGGCCTGTTCGGCGACTGGAGCCTGGCGCTGGCCGCCTACAACTGGGGAGAAGGCAACCTGACGCGGGCGATCGCCCGGGCCCAGGCCAGCGGCCAGGAAGCCACCTACGAAAACCTCAAGCTGCCGAACGAGACCCGCAACTACGTGCCCAAGCTGCTGGCGGTGCGCAACCTGCTGGCCGCACCGGACAAGTTCGGCCTCAAGCTCGACAAATTCCCCAACAAACCTTATTTCGTCGCCATCTCCACCGGACGTCATATGAACCTCGACGTGGCGGCGAAAATGGCCGGCATGTCGGTGAACGAATTCAAGGAGCTCAACCCGGCCTTCAACCTGCCGGTCTACGCCCACAAGACCGGGCGCCAGATGCTGATCCCGGCCAACCGTATCGACAAATTCGAAGCCAACCTCAGCAAGTGGGACAAGCCGCTGTTGAGCTGGCAGGTCTACACCCCGGCCGCCGACGAAGACGTGGCCAGCGTGGCGGAGCGCTACGGCATGAGCCCGGCCGAGTTGCAGGCCGTCAACCGGGTGAAGGGCACCGTCAGTGCCGGCAAGCCGCTGCTGGTGGCGCTGAAGGGCAACGCTGACCTCAACAGCGCTGCGACCGATACCGACAGCGGCAGCGACACCACCGTCGCCGGCACGGCGACCACGCTGGTGGCCAGCGCCACTCCGGCGGTACTAGTCACCAACGGCGGCGTGCCGCAAGCTGGTGCCCAGCCCGTGGCGGTCGCCACCCCGACCAGCGCCGTGGTGCCGCTGACGGCAGCCGCCACGCCGGCGCCAGCCAACGACGCCAAGCCGCAAAACCCCGTCACGGCCGTCACGACCAGCGCGGCCGTAGCGGGCACGGTAGCGGCAGCCCCGGCCCCCCTCCCCAGCGGCAAGCCTGGCGAGGCGAACACCGTAGCGACTGCGCCCAGCAACATCACGGCCATCAGCAGCAAGCCGAGCGAGACGGCTATGGCGGCGAGCGGCCCCAGCCCCGCCATCGTCACCGCCCACATCGTGGCGCCGGGCGACACGCTCTACAACATTTCACGCCGCTACAACCTGACCGTCAGCGAGCTGAAGGCCTTCAACGGCCTGGCGGACAACGACATCCGGCTGGGGCAGACCCTGCAGTTGAAGGCGCCACCCGGCATCAGCTACCTGGCCACCACCTCACGCGACGGGTTGATGCGGGTTTCCGCCACACAAGCGGCTACGGGCTCGGTCCCGGCCGAGTACGTGGTACAGCGGGGCGACACCATGTTCAGCATCGCGCGCAAGTTCGGCGTGCGTCACAGCGACCTGCGCCGCTGGAATGCCTCGACCGAAGTGGTTGCGCTGCAGCCAGGACAGCGCGTCCGCCTGCAGGGCCTGTAA
- the gloB gene encoding hydroxyacylglutathione hydrolase produces MFTVTPVRAFSDNYIWLLQEAGRAVAVDPGDAALVLAHLASHGLTLEAVLVTHHHADHIGGLAELARQTPGLRIIGPASIPLVTEAVMDGSQFELFGCHFVVLEVPGHTLDHLAYLADGRLFCGDTLFGAGCGRLFEGTPEQMHASLTRIAALPDATRIYPAHEYTLSNLRFAATVEPDNPAIRRRLAEDEAALAAGKPTLPSTLATERATNPFLRVGVDAVGRSAARQAGMVPATPAEVFAVLREWKNNFR; encoded by the coding sequence ATGTTCACCGTCACGCCCGTGCGCGCCTTTTCCGACAATTATATCTGGCTTTTGCAGGAAGCCGGCCGTGCCGTTGCCGTCGACCCGGGCGACGCGGCACTGGTACTGGCCCATCTGGCTAGCCACGGCCTGACGCTTGAGGCGGTGCTGGTCACCCACCACCACGCCGATCACATCGGCGGTCTGGCCGAGTTGGCGCGACAGACACCCGGCCTGCGCATCATCGGCCCGGCGTCGATTCCTCTCGTCACCGAAGCGGTGATGGACGGCTCGCAATTCGAGCTGTTCGGCTGCCATTTCGTGGTGCTGGAAGTCCCCGGCCATACCCTCGACCACCTCGCCTATCTGGCCGATGGCCGGCTGTTCTGCGGCGACACGCTGTTCGGCGCCGGCTGCGGCCGCCTGTTCGAGGGCACTCCCGAGCAGATGCACGCTTCGTTGACCCGGATCGCGGCGCTGCCCGACGCCACCCGGATCTACCCCGCACACGAATACACCCTCTCCAACCTGCGCTTTGCCGCCACGGTGGAGCCGGACAATCCCGCCATCCGTCGACGCCTGGCCGAGGATGAGGCTGCGCTCGCCGCCGGCAAGCCTACGCTGCCGTCGACCCTGGCTACGGAGCGCGCCACCAATCCGTTCTTGCGGGTCGGCGTCGATGCGGTAGGCCGTAGCGCCGCCCGGCAAGCCGGGATGGTACCGGCGACACCGGCGGAGGTCTTTGCCGTGCTGCGCGAGTGGAAAAACAACTTTCGTTGA
- a CDS encoding class I SAM-dependent methyltransferase, with translation MMESFGRWLTTSELGQYLLAREQSFYDRTVADAFGFRAVQIGLPQLDFLAANRIPWKCRAGQQEGANVRCLPEQLPFESRSLDLVVLPHVLDFSTHPHQVLREAERVLVPEGRVVLTGFNPVSLWGVRRLIQGRQSVPWNGQFLSLVRIKDWLTLLELEPEGGGFMAYCPPFSRTDWIERFRFMEETGDRWWPLAAGVYGIQAIKRQRGMRLIMPQWKPAKAAKGLVVAGGNDHRHTAGHHTQESV, from the coding sequence ATGATGGAATCATTTGGTCGCTGGCTCACCACCAGCGAGCTGGGGCAGTATCTGCTCGCCAGGGAGCAGTCGTTCTACGACCGCACGGTGGCCGATGCCTTCGGTTTCCGGGCGGTGCAGATCGGCTTGCCGCAACTGGACTTCCTGGCGGCCAACCGTATCCCCTGGAAATGCCGTGCCGGCCAGCAGGAGGGTGCCAACGTACGCTGTCTGCCCGAGCAGTTGCCGTTCGAGAGCCGCAGCCTGGACCTGGTCGTGCTGCCCCATGTGCTGGATTTTAGCACCCATCCCCATCAGGTTCTGCGCGAAGCCGAGCGCGTGCTGGTACCGGAAGGGCGGGTGGTGCTGACCGGTTTCAACCCGGTATCGTTGTGGGGCGTGCGCCGCCTGATCCAGGGCCGGCAGTCGGTGCCCTGGAACGGCCAGTTCCTGTCGCTGGTGCGTATCAAGGACTGGCTGACCCTGCTGGAACTGGAGCCGGAAGGGGGCGGTTTCATGGCTTATTGCCCGCCGTTCTCGCGTACCGACTGGATCGAGCGCTTCCGCTTCATGGAAGAGACCGGCGATCGCTGGTGGCCCCTGGCGGCCGGCGTGTACGGCATCCAGGCAATCAAGCGGCAGCGCGGCATGCGCCTGATCATGCCGCAATGGAAACCGGCCAAGGCCGCAAAAGGGCTGGTGGTGGCGGGTGGGAACGATCACCGCCACACCGCCGGCCATCACACACAAGAAAGCGTATGA
- the rnhA gene encoding ribonuclease HI, with the protein MSQDIVEIYPDGACKGNPGPGGWGVLLRFKGREKELFGGEQGTTNNRMELTAVIEGLAQLKRPCKVAVYTDSQYVQKGISEWIHGWKKRGWKTASKEPVKNADLWQRLDELQAGHQVSWHWVKGHAGHEFNERADQLANRGVEALNA; encoded by the coding sequence ATGAGCCAAGACATTGTCGAGATTTACCCCGACGGCGCCTGCAAGGGCAATCCCGGGCCGGGCGGGTGGGGCGTGCTGCTGCGCTTCAAGGGGCGCGAGAAGGAGCTGTTCGGCGGCGAGCAGGGTACCACCAACAATCGTATGGAACTGACCGCCGTGATCGAGGGCCTGGCCCAGCTCAAGCGGCCGTGCAAGGTGGCGGTGTACACCGACTCGCAGTATGTGCAGAAGGGCATTTCCGAGTGGATCCACGGCTGGAAGAAGCGCGGCTGGAAAACCGCCTCGAAGGAGCCGGTCAAGAACGCCGACCTGTGGCAGAGGCTGGATGAACTCCAGGCCGGCCACCAGGTCAGCTGGCACTGGGTGAAGGGCCATGCCGGCCATGAGTTCAACGAGCGCGCCGATCAGCTCGCCAACCGTGGCGTCGAGGCGCTGAACGCCTGA
- the dnaQ gene encoding DNA polymerase III subunit epsilon: MRQIILDTETTGLEPSQGHRIIEFAGLEMVNRKLTGRSLHLYIHPEREIDPDAERVHGISLDFLADKPRFASVGPEIADFLRGAELIIHNAPFDVGFLNAEFERLGIERIDTLCASVIDTLVMARDQFPGKRNSLDALCDRFEIDRSNRTLHGALIDCELLGEVYLWMTRGQNSLVMDIDLDAGGGAELAALEFERKPIKVIRASEEELSAHAAYLDELDKAVKGTCLWRSLENPPAAEAQA, from the coding sequence ATGAGACAGATCATTCTCGATACCGAAACCACCGGCCTCGAGCCGTCGCAGGGCCACCGCATCATCGAATTCGCCGGGCTGGAGATGGTGAACCGCAAGCTGACCGGCCGTTCCCTGCATCTCTATATCCATCCCGAGCGTGAGATCGACCCCGACGCCGAGCGGGTGCACGGCATCTCGCTCGACTTCCTGGCCGACAAGCCGCGTTTCGCCAGCGTCGGCCCGGAAATCGCCGACTTTCTGCGCGGCGCCGAACTGATCATCCACAACGCCCCGTTCGACGTGGGCTTCCTCAACGCCGAATTCGAGCGCCTCGGCATCGAACGCATCGACACGCTGTGCGCCAGCGTCATCGATACCCTGGTGATGGCGCGCGACCAGTTTCCTGGCAAGCGCAACAGCCTCGACGCGCTGTGCGACCGTTTCGAGATCGACCGCTCCAACCGGACCCTGCACGGCGCGCTGATCGACTGCGAACTCTTGGGCGAGGTCTACCTGTGGATGACCCGCGGTCAGAACAGCCTGGTGATGGACATCGATCTCGACGCCGGCGGCGGCGCCGAACTGGCCGCGCTGGAGTTCGAGCGCAAGCCGATCAAGGTCATCCGCGCCAGCGAAGAAGAGCTGAGCGCGCATGCCGCCTACCTCGACGAGCTCGACAAGGCGGTCAAGGGCACCTGCCTGTGGCGCAGCCTGGAGAACCCGCCCGCCGCGGAGGCCCAGGCATGA
- the ispD gene encoding 2-C-methyl-D-erythritol 4-phosphate cytidylyltransferase, producing the protein MSRYLALVPAAGSGSRFGAPCPKQYLQLNGKPLMWHTLATLAAVPAIERVALVISPGDEWFDSYRWDDIAKLEVHRVGGASRAESVQNGLAALAAADDDWVLVHDAARCCLTVAAVERLIATLADDPVGGLLAVPVADTVKRADAECRVSATVPREGLWLAQTPQMFRAGRLAEALAKGPVDAITDEASAIELLGLKPMLVEGEAQNFKVTWPRDLALAKALLAAQR; encoded by the coding sequence ATGAGCCGCTATCTCGCGCTGGTGCCGGCCGCCGGTTCCGGCTCGCGCTTCGGCGCCCCCTGCCCCAAGCAGTACCTGCAGCTCAATGGCAAGCCGCTGATGTGGCACACGCTGGCCACGCTGGCGGCGGTGCCGGCCATCGAGCGGGTGGCGCTGGTGATCTCGCCGGGGGACGAGTGGTTCGACAGCTATCGCTGGGACGATATCGCCAAGCTCGAAGTGCATCGCGTCGGCGGCGCCAGCCGCGCCGAGAGCGTGCAGAATGGGCTGGCCGCGCTGGCCGCGGCGGACGACGACTGGGTGCTGGTGCACGATGCGGCGCGCTGCTGCCTGACGGTGGCGGCGGTGGAGCGGCTGATCGCCACCTTGGCCGACGACCCGGTCGGCGGCCTCCTGGCGGTGCCGGTGGCCGATACCGTCAAGCGTGCCGACGCCGAGTGCCGCGTCAGCGCCACGGTGCCGCGCGAGGGGCTGTGGCTGGCGCAGACGCCGCAGATGTTCCGCGCCGGTCGCCTGGCGGAGGCCTTGGCCAAGGGCCCGGTCGACGCCATTACCGACGAAGCCTCGGCCATCGAGTTGCTCGGCCTGAAGCCCATGCTGGTGGAAGGCGAGGCGCAGAATTTCAAGGTCACCTGGCCGCGCGACCTGGCGCTGGCCAAGGCACTGCTCGCCGCCCAGCGCTAA
- the ispF gene encoding 2-C-methyl-D-erythritol 2,4-cyclodiphosphate synthase translates to MFRIGQGYDVHQLVEGRPLILGGVTIPHDKGLLGHSDADALLHAITDAILGAAALGDIGRHFPDTDLRFKGADSRVLLREAMARVRAAGWQVVNVDATLIAQRPKLAPHIDAMCASIASDLGLAVTAVNVKGKTNEKLGYLGRGEAIEAQAVCLLMPL, encoded by the coding sequence ATGTTCCGTATCGGACAGGGTTACGACGTGCACCAGCTGGTGGAAGGACGCCCGCTGATTCTGGGGGGGGTGACCATCCCCCACGACAAGGGACTGCTCGGCCATTCCGACGCCGACGCCCTGCTGCACGCCATTACCGACGCCATCCTTGGCGCGGCGGCGCTGGGCGACATCGGTCGCCATTTCCCGGATACCGATCTACGCTTCAAGGGAGCGGACAGCCGCGTGTTGCTGCGCGAGGCCATGGCGCGCGTGCGCGCGGCGGGTTGGCAGGTGGTCAACGTCGACGCCACGCTGATTGCCCAGCGTCCCAAGCTGGCGCCGCATATCGATGCGATGTGTGCTTCCATCGCCAGCGATCTGGGGTTGGCCGTCACGGCCGTCAACGTCAAGGGCAAGACCAACGAAAAACTCGGTTATCTGGGCCGCGGCGAGGCGATCGAGGCGCAAGCCGTCTGCCTCTTGATGCCGCTGTGA
- the rpiA gene encoding ribose-5-phosphate isomerase RpiA has protein sequence MLTQNQLKLAVAQKALEFVPDNCIVGVGTGSTVNLFIEELATIKGRIKGAVSSSEASTERLKAHHIPVYDLNTVDEVPVYIDGADEVNHYLHMIKGGGGALTREKIVGAVATDFICIADESKYVDVLGGFPLPVEVVPMARSYVARELVKLGGHPELREHFVTDNGNIILDVHRLHISKPVELEETINQIAGVVTCGLFARRRADVLILGRQSGVEILR, from the coding sequence ATGCTTACCCAGAACCAGCTGAAACTCGCCGTCGCCCAGAAAGCACTGGAATTCGTTCCGGACAACTGTATTGTCGGCGTCGGTACCGGCAGCACCGTCAATCTGTTCATCGAGGAACTGGCGACCATCAAGGGGCGCATCAAGGGGGCCGTCTCCAGTTCCGAGGCCTCCACCGAGCGCCTGAAGGCCCACCATATTCCGGTCTACGACCTCAATACCGTGGACGAGGTGCCGGTCTACATCGACGGCGCCGACGAGGTGAACCACTACCTGCACATGATCAAGGGCGGCGGCGGCGCGCTGACGCGCGAGAAGATCGTCGGCGCGGTTGCCACCGACTTCATCTGCATCGCCGACGAATCCAAGTACGTCGACGTGCTGGGCGGCTTCCCGCTGCCGGTCGAGGTGGTACCGATGGCGCGCAGCTACGTCGCACGCGAGCTGGTCAAGCTGGGCGGCCACCCGGAACTGCGCGAGCACTTCGTCACCGACAACGGCAACATCATCCTCGACGTGCACCGCCTGCACATTTCCAAGCCGGTGGAACTGGAGGAAACCATCAATCAGATCGCCGGCGTGGTCACCTGCGGCCTGTTCGCCCGGCGCCGTGCCGACGTGCTGATCCTCGGCCGCCAGAGCGGGGTCGAGATCCTGCGCTGA